The window GCGCGAAGCGCTTCTCGTCGATGTCCAGCAGGCGCAGCACCTCTTTGACCACGCTCAGCTGGTCGTCTTCATCGAACACCACGAACTCGGGGTCGATGCCGATAGTGCGTCCGCTTTCGCGCAGGATGCGGGCGCAGATGGCGTGGAACGTGCCCACCCACATCTGTTGCACTTGCGTCGAACCCACCAGCCGCTCGATGCGTTCGCGCATCTCGTTGGCGGCTTTGTTGGTGAAGGTCACCGCGAGGATGCGCCGGGGCGACACCCCTCTGGTGGAGATGAGGTGGGCGATGCGCATGGTCAACACGCGCGTTTTGCCGCTGCCCGCACCCGCAAAAATGAGAAGCGGTCCGTCGCCGTGCGTTACCGCTTCTCGCTGTGCCTCATTGAGCTTTGCCCATTCGTCCATCCCAGCCTTATTTTACGGGAAACAGCGAAAGGAATCAATGGGCGAGGGTTGAAGTGTTGTAGATGACGGTTTTTATCCATCGCAGCCATATCTCAAAGCCAATGTTGCCCGCTCAGTATCCGAAATGAGCGACATAACCCGCTGCTGCTTTCCCTTGCTGGTGACGAATTGCCGCGACGACATTTAGTTGGTTATCTGCAGGTAGGGCAGGGACGAGTATTACGGTATCCCCCCTTGCAGGATTCCCCGCCTGTTCCGCGAAGAGATTCCACGAACAGTCTGGTGGTAAGGAGGTCGCAAGAAGCCGTGTCGGCACAGGTTTACATCGCTTTCGATCTGGGCGCGGAGAGCGGACGCGCCGTCGCCGGGGTGTATGATGGGCATCGACTCGAACTGAAAACCCTGCACCGCTTCCCCAACACGCCCCTGCGCCTGCCCGATGCGCTCACGTGGAACGTGCTGCGCCAGTATGCGGAAATCCTGCAGGGTATCGAGCTGACCGTGAAGGAGTATGGCGATGCCGTGCGTTCGGTAGGAGTGGATACGTGGGGGGTGGACTTTGGGCTGCTGGACGCTCGCGGCACGCTGTTGACCAACCCGGTACACTACCGCGACCACCGCACGGACGGCATCATGGAGAGCCTGCAGTCGATGGTGGGGGCGGATACCATCTACGATGCCACAGGCATCCAGTTCATGCCCATCAACACGCTGTACCAGCTGGTAGCGGTGCAGCAACAGCATCCGGGGCTGCTGGAATTGGCGGACAGGATACTGATGATGCCCGACCTGTTCCACTACTGGCTGAGCGGGGCGAAGGTGAGCGAGCGCACCATTGCCAGCACGTCGCAGATGATGGACGCACGCACAGGCGAGTGGGCGATCGACCTGTTGCGACACGTAGGGTTACCCACGCACTTCCTGCCGGAGATTGTGCCGCCGGGCACGCGACTGGGCAAACTGCGCAAAGCGGTCGCGATGGAAACGGGCGCGACAGCCGTAGAGGTGGTGGCACCAGGCAGTCACGACACGGCTTCGGCGGTAGCTGCGGTTCCCGCTGCGTTGGGAAGCGATTTCGCCTACATCAGCAGCGGCACCTGGTCGCTGATGGGGGTGGAGCTGTCTGAGCCTCTGATTAACGCGCACACGCGCACGCTGAACTTCACCAACGAGGGCGGCGTCAACAATACCATCCGCTTCCTGCGAAACATCATGGGTCTGTGGCTGGTGCAGGAGTGTCGGCGTGCCTACGCCCGTGAAGGGCAGGACTATACCTACGAGCAGCTCACGCAGCTGGCGGCGGAGGCGCAACCCTTCCGCGTGGTGATTGACCCCGACGACCGCCGCTTCCTGAATCCGCCCAACATGCTGACCGCCATCTGCGAGTACTGCGAGGCAACCGGGCAACCCGCGCCGCAGACGCCGGGCGAGTTTGTGCGGTGCTGTTTGGAGAGCCTTGCGCTGCGCTATCGGTGGGTACTGGAGCAGCTGGAGAGCCTGCTGGGCAAGCGGCTGAGCGTCATCCACGTGGTGGGCGGTGGCACGCAGAACCGCCTGCTTTGCCAGTTCACCGCCGATGCCTGCAACCGTCCGGTGCTGGCGGGACCGGTGGAAGCCACTGCGGCAGGCAACGTGATGCTGCAGATGATGGCGATGGGC is drawn from Bacillota bacterium and contains these coding sequences:
- a CDS encoding rhamnulokinase: MSAQVYIAFDLGAESGRAVAGVYDGHRLELKTLHRFPNTPLRLPDALTWNVLRQYAEILQGIELTVKEYGDAVRSVGVDTWGVDFGLLDARGTLLTNPVHYRDHRTDGIMESLQSMVGADTIYDATGIQFMPINTLYQLVAVQQQHPGLLELADRILMMPDLFHYWLSGAKVSERTIASTSQMMDARTGEWAIDLLRHVGLPTHFLPEIVPPGTRLGKLRKAVAMETGATAVEVVAPGSHDTASAVAAVPAALGSDFAYISSGTWSLMGVELSEPLINAHTRTLNFTNEGGVNNTIRFLRNIMGLWLVQECRRAYAREGQDYTYEQLTQLAAEAQPFRVVIDPDDRRFLNPPNMLTAICEYCEATGQPAPQTPGEFVRCCLESLALRYRWVLEQLESLLGKRLSVIHVVGGGTQNRLLCQFTADACNRPVLAGPVEATAAGNVMLQMMAMGELKGITEGRELIRRSSEIVEYMPTDTQAWDAAYERFLGLLE